The Buttiauxella selenatireducens genome has a window encoding:
- a CDS encoding YceH family protein: protein MKYQLTAVEARVVGSLMEKQVTTPEQYPMSVNGVVTACNQKTNREPVMDLKEHDVQETLDTLVKRHFLRTVSGFGNRVTKYEQRFCNSEFGDLKLSAAEVAVVTILLLRGAQTPGELRSRAGRMFEFSDMAQVEATLENLANREDGPFVVRLPREPGKRESRYMHLFSGEVDASQTISSESVAPPGDDLTARVEQLENEVAELKQRLDSLLAHLGD, encoded by the coding sequence ATGAAATATCAGTTAACTGCGGTTGAAGCGCGAGTTGTAGGTAGCCTGATGGAAAAGCAGGTGACCACGCCTGAACAATATCCCATGTCGGTCAACGGCGTCGTGACGGCGTGTAATCAGAAAACCAACCGTGAACCGGTCATGGATCTGAAAGAGCATGACGTGCAAGAAACGCTGGATACGCTGGTCAAGCGCCACTTTTTACGTACCGTCAGCGGGTTTGGTAATCGCGTGACAAAGTATGAGCAGCGATTCTGTAATTCCGAGTTTGGCGACCTGAAACTTTCAGCCGCTGAAGTGGCGGTGGTGACAATACTGTTATTACGTGGCGCCCAGACGCCAGGTGAATTACGTTCTCGCGCCGGAAGAATGTTCGAATTCAGCGATATGGCGCAAGTTGAAGCGACGCTCGAAAATCTTGCCAACCGCGAAGATGGCCCATTCGTCGTGCGTTTACCGCGTGAGCCAGGCAAACGTGAAAGCCGCTATATGCACCTCTTTAGCGGCGAAGTGGATGCATCACAGACCATCAGTTCCGAGAGTGTTGCGCCACCGGGTGATGATTTAACGGCCCGAGTTGAACAGCTTGAAAACGAAGTTGCCGAGCTCAAACAACGTCTCGATTCACTGCTCGCCCATCTTGGGGATTAA
- the mdtH gene encoding multidrug efflux MFS transporter MdtH, whose amino-acid sequence MSRVAQARSLGKYFLLLDNMLVVLGFFVVFPLISIRFVDQMGWAALMVGIALGLRQLTQQGLGIFGGAIADRFGAKPMIVTGMLLRAVGFATMGIAHEPWLLWLSCFISGVGGTLFDPPRAALVVKLVRPHQRGRFFSILMMQDSAGAVIGALLGSWLLQYDFRLVCGAGAVMFVICAIVNAWLLPAYKLSTIRTPMLEGMGRVLRDRRFVTYVLTLAGYYMLAVQVMLMLPIMVNEIAGTPAAVKWMYAIEAALSLTLLYPIARWSEKRFRLEQRLMAGLFLMTLAMLPIGLTNNLQQLFTLICVFYIGSIIAEPARETLGASLADSRARGSYMGFSRLGLAIGGALGYAGGGWLYDAGKTINQPELPWMMLGIIGVITLIALWWQFSAKPVEPSMLEPGN is encoded by the coding sequence ATGTCACGGGTAGCGCAGGCCAGAAGCCTGGGTAAATACTTCTTATTGCTCGATAACATGTTAGTTGTATTAGGCTTCTTCGTGGTTTTCCCTCTAATTTCCATTCGCTTTGTCGACCAAATGGGTTGGGCTGCGCTAATGGTCGGTATTGCGCTCGGCCTGCGACAACTGACGCAGCAGGGGTTAGGAATTTTTGGCGGCGCCATTGCTGACCGGTTCGGCGCAAAACCCATGATTGTCACCGGCATGCTGTTGCGTGCGGTCGGGTTTGCCACGATGGGTATCGCCCACGAACCCTGGTTACTGTGGCTTTCATGCTTTATCTCCGGTGTTGGTGGCACGTTATTCGACCCGCCTCGCGCCGCACTGGTCGTTAAACTGGTTCGCCCGCATCAACGAGGGCGCTTCTTCTCAATTTTGATGATGCAAGACAGCGCGGGCGCGGTAATTGGTGCGCTGCTCGGCAGTTGGTTGCTGCAATATGATTTCCGTCTGGTTTGTGGTGCCGGTGCGGTGATGTTTGTTATTTGCGCGATCGTCAATGCCTGGTTGCTGCCTGCGTATAAACTTTCCACCATCCGCACCCCCATGCTTGAAGGGATGGGACGCGTGCTGCGTGACAGAAGATTTGTCACGTACGTGCTGACGCTCGCCGGTTATTACATGCTTGCAGTGCAGGTCATGTTGATGCTGCCGATTATGGTCAACGAAATTGCCGGAACGCCTGCCGCCGTGAAGTGGATGTATGCCATTGAAGCCGCGCTGTCGTTGACACTGCTCTACCCGATTGCCCGCTGGAGTGAAAAACGCTTCCGCCTTGAGCAGCGCCTGATGGCTGGGTTGTTCCTGATGACACTGGCGATGCTGCCGATTGGCCTGACGAATAATCTCCAGCAGTTGTTCACGCTGATTTGCGTGTTTTACATCGGCTCAATCATTGCTGAACCTGCCCGTGAAACACTGGGTGCATCGCTCGCAGATTCCCGTGCTCGCGGGAGTTATATGGGATTCAGCCGTTTGGGTTTAGCCATTGGTGGTGCTTTAGGTTATGCCGGGGGCGGTTGGCTATACGACGCAGGAAAAACGATCAACCAGCCGGAACTCCCGTGGATGATGCTCGGGATTATTGGCGTGATCACCTTGATTGCGCTGTGGTGGCAATTTAGCGCTAAACCGGTCGAACCGTCGATGCTTGAGCCAGGTAACTAG
- a CDS encoding lipoprotein has product MKKIVLAAALILCGLVVGCNQLTQYTVSEQEINHALQKRNNFSKDIGLPGVADAHIVLNNLTSAIGREEANKVTLTGDAKLEMTSIFGDQKANIKLKLKALPTFNKEQGAIYLQEMEVVDATVEPQKMQTIVQTLIPYLNQSLRNYFNQQPAYVLGEDRSTGENLAKKYAKGIEVKPGEIVIPFTE; this is encoded by the coding sequence ATGAAAAAGATAGTTTTAGCCGCAGCATTAATACTCTGCGGATTAGTGGTGGGTTGTAATCAGCTAACGCAATACACCGTCAGCGAACAGGAAATCAACCACGCGCTGCAAAAACGCAATAATTTCTCTAAAGATATTGGCCTGCCAGGCGTTGCCGATGCCCATATTGTATTGAACAATTTAACCAGTGCGATTGGCCGTGAAGAAGCGAATAAAGTCACGTTAACAGGTGATGCCAAACTGGAAATGACATCGATTTTCGGCGATCAAAAAGCCAACATCAAACTGAAGCTAAAAGCGTTACCAACGTTCAATAAAGAGCAAGGCGCAATTTATTTGCAAGAAATGGAAGTAGTAGACGCGACTGTCGAACCTCAAAAAATGCAAACCATTGTCCAGACACTTATTCCGTATCTGAATCAGTCACTGCGCAATTACTTCAATCAACAACCGGCTTACGTGTTGGGTGAAGACCGCAGTACCGGTGAGAATCTGGCTAAAAAATACGCTAAAGGGATTGAAGTTAAGCCCGGCGAAATTGTGATTCCTTTCACTGAGTAA
- the rimJ gene encoding ribosomal protein S5-alanine N-acetyltransferase, whose protein sequence is MFGYRSNVPKVRLSTDRLVVRLVYERDAWRLADYYAENRQFLKPWEPIRDDSHCYPSGWQARLGMISEMHKQGSAYYFALLDPEEKEIRGVANFSNVVRGSFHACYLGYSLGEKWQGQGLMFEALTTAIRYMQRSQHIHRIMANYMPHNQRSGDLLARLGFEKEGYAKEYLLIDGVWRDHVLTALTTKEWTPGR, encoded by the coding sequence ATGTTTGGCTACCGCAGTAACGTGCCGAAAGTACGCTTATCAACCGACCGCCTGGTGGTGCGTCTGGTGTATGAGCGAGATGCCTGGCGTCTGGCAGATTATTACGCCGAAAACCGTCAGTTCCTGAAACCGTGGGAGCCGATTCGTGATGACAGCCATTGTTATCCTTCGGGCTGGCAAGCGCGACTGGGCATGATAAGCGAAATGCACAAGCAAGGCAGCGCCTATTACTTTGCGCTGCTCGACCCTGAAGAAAAAGAGATTCGCGGCGTCGCCAATTTCTCGAATGTTGTGCGCGGCTCATTCCATGCCTGTTATCTGGGGTATTCCCTGGGTGAAAAATGGCAGGGCCAGGGCTTGATGTTTGAAGCGCTGACCACCGCGATTCGTTATATGCAGCGCAGTCAGCATATTCATCGCATCATGGCGAACTATATGCCGCATAACCAGCGCAGCGGTGATTTACTGGCACGCCTCGGTTTTGAAAAAGAAGGCTATGCCAAAGAGTATTTACTGATTGATGGTGTGTGGCGGGATCATGTTCTGACCGCGCTCACCACCAAAGAATGGACCCCTGGCCGTTAA
- a CDS encoding Gfo/Idh/MocA family protein — MTKLRVGVVGLGGIAQKAWLPVLTAASEWTLQGAFSPTQTKAQKVCDSYRIPYVPSISALAAQCDAVFVHSATSSHYAVVSELLQAGVNVCVDKPLAENLADAERLVEMAQKQKRTLMVGFNRRFSPLYQDLKTKLAHGASLRMDKHRADSVGPNDLRFTLLDDYLHVVDTALWLAGGEAQLQSGSLQTNDQGQMLFAEHHFARGNLQITTSMHRRAGSQREWVQAVTDGGLFDVTDMREWREECGNGVVNRPIPGWQTTLEQRGFVGCARHFLDCVANQTVPETSGEQALMAQRVVEKLWREAMSE, encoded by the coding sequence ATGACTAAACTTCGCGTCGGCGTTGTTGGTTTGGGTGGCATCGCCCAAAAAGCGTGGCTACCGGTATTAACCGCGGCCAGTGAATGGACGCTTCAGGGGGCTTTTTCCCCAACGCAAACCAAAGCGCAGAAGGTCTGTGATAGTTACCGTATCCCCTACGTTCCTTCTATTTCTGCACTGGCAGCGCAATGTGATGCGGTATTCGTACACAGTGCGACGAGCAGCCATTACGCGGTAGTCAGCGAGTTATTGCAGGCGGGCGTTAACGTTTGTGTTGATAAACCGCTGGCAGAAAACCTTGCAGACGCCGAGCGTTTAGTGGAAATGGCGCAGAAGCAAAAGCGCACGCTGATGGTTGGTTTTAACCGCCGCTTCTCTCCGCTGTATCAGGATTTGAAAACCAAACTGGCCCATGGCGCATCGCTGCGCATGGACAAACACCGTGCTGACAGCGTCGGGCCAAACGATCTGCGCTTTACGTTGCTTGATGATTATCTGCATGTTGTTGATACCGCGCTGTGGCTGGCCGGTGGGGAAGCGCAACTGCAAAGCGGGTCGTTACAAACTAACGACCAGGGGCAAATGCTGTTTGCTGAGCATCATTTTGCCCGCGGTAATTTGCAAATCACCACCAGCATGCATCGTCGTGCAGGGAGCCAGCGTGAGTGGGTGCAAGCGGTCACCGACGGGGGATTATTCGATGTAACGGATATGCGTGAGTGGCGCGAGGAGTGCGGAAACGGGGTGGTGAATCGCCCCATTCCTGGCTGGCAAACTACCCTTGAACAGCGTGGTTTTGTGGGCTGTGCGCGTCATTTCCTCGATTGCGTGGCAAATCAGACGGTTCCTGAAACCTCGGGTGAGCAAGCGCTCATGGCGCAGCGCGTGGTTGAAAAACTATGGCGTGAAGCGATGAGCGAATAA
- the murJ gene encoding murein biosynthesis integral membrane protein MurJ, translating to MNLLKSLAAVSSMTMFSRVLGFARDAIVARVFGAGMATDAFFVAFKLPNLLRRIFAEGAFSQAFVPILAEYKSKQGEDATRVFVSYVSGLLTLALAVVTVIGMIAAPWVILVTAPGFADTADKFNLTSSLLRITFPYIFLISLASLCGAILNTWNRFSVPAFAPTFLNLSMIGFALFAAPYFNPPILALAWAVTVGGVLQLAYQLPHLKKIGMLVLPRVNLKDAGAMRVIKQMGPAILGVSVSQISLIINTIFASFLASGSVSWMYYADRLMEFPSGVLGVALGTILLPSLAKSFASGNHDEYSRLMDWGLRLCFLLALPSAVALGILAKPLTVSLFQYGKFTAFDALMTQRALVAYSVGLMGLIVVKVLAPGFYSRQDIKTPVKIAIVTLIMTQVMNLAFIGPLKHAGLSLSIGLGACLNASLLYWQLRKQKIFQPQPGWGAFLWRLFAGVIVMAAVLVGMMQIMPAWDHGTMPFRILRLMGVVVAGIAAYFATLTALGFRVKDFARRTM from the coding sequence ATGAATTTATTAAAATCGCTGGCAGCAGTCAGCTCGATGACGATGTTTTCTCGCGTGCTGGGATTTGCACGTGACGCCATTGTGGCAAGGGTTTTTGGGGCAGGGATGGCGACGGATGCCTTTTTTGTGGCCTTCAAACTGCCAAACTTATTGCGTCGTATTTTTGCCGAAGGGGCCTTCTCGCAGGCGTTTGTGCCAATACTTGCTGAGTACAAAAGTAAGCAGGGCGAAGATGCCACGCGCGTATTTGTCTCTTATGTCTCAGGGTTGCTGACGCTCGCGCTGGCGGTGGTCACTGTCATCGGGATGATTGCCGCTCCGTGGGTTATCCTGGTGACTGCCCCCGGTTTTGCGGATACCGCAGACAAATTCAATCTGACTTCCAGCTTGCTGCGGATAACCTTCCCCTATATTTTCCTGATCTCACTGGCCTCGCTGTGTGGAGCCATTCTTAACACCTGGAACCGTTTCTCGGTCCCGGCTTTTGCGCCGACGTTCCTGAACCTCAGTATGATCGGTTTCGCACTGTTTGCCGCTCCGTACTTTAACCCGCCGATTCTGGCGCTGGCCTGGGCGGTGACGGTGGGTGGCGTGCTGCAATTGGCATATCAGTTACCTCATCTTAAAAAGATTGGCATGCTGGTTCTGCCGCGCGTAAACCTTAAAGATGCAGGCGCGATGCGTGTCATCAAGCAGATGGGGCCTGCGATCCTCGGGGTTTCCGTCAGCCAGATTTCCTTAATCATCAACACCATTTTTGCCTCGTTTCTCGCCTCCGGCTCGGTTTCATGGATGTATTACGCTGACCGTTTGATGGAATTCCCATCCGGCGTGTTGGGCGTGGCGTTGGGTACGATTCTCCTGCCTTCGCTGGCGAAAAGCTTTGCCAGTGGCAACCATGACGAATACTCGCGCCTGATGGACTGGGGTTTGCGTTTATGTTTCTTGCTGGCTTTACCCAGTGCGGTGGCGTTGGGGATTCTGGCCAAACCGCTGACGGTATCGTTGTTCCAGTACGGTAAATTCACGGCCTTTGATGCGTTGATGACGCAACGTGCGCTGGTGGCGTATTCCGTCGGTTTGATGGGGCTGATTGTCGTGAAAGTGCTGGCACCGGGCTTCTATTCGCGTCAGGACATCAAAACACCGGTCAAAATCGCTATCGTCACGCTGATTATGACTCAGGTAATGAACCTTGCGTTTATCGGCCCGCTTAAGCACGCCGGGCTGTCATTGTCGATTGGTCTGGGGGCGTGTCTGAATGCCAGCCTGCTATACTGGCAACTACGTAAACAAAAAATATTCCAGCCTCAACCGGGGTGGGGCGCGTTTCTGTGGCGTCTGTTTGCCGGTGTGATTGTGATGGCCGCCGTTCTGGTCGGTATGATGCAGATTATGCCCGCGTGGGATCATGGCACGATGCCGTTCCGTATACTGCGTCTGATGGGCGTTGTGGTGGCCGGTATTGCAGCATATTTTGCCACGCTCACGGCTCTGGGATTCAGAGTGAAAGATTTCGCCCGGCGCACTATGTAA
- the grxB gene encoding glutaredoxin 2 → MKLYIYDHCPFCLKARMIFGLKNIPIELNVLLNDDEATPTKMVGKKVVPILQKDDSRYMPESMDIVHYVDKLDGEPLLTGSTHAAISDWLRHVNSYVQQLLLPRIAKAPFDEFATPEARAYFVHKKEAMSGSFADHLSHSPGLIKKISDDLRKLDKLIVQPNAVNGELSDDDIHLFPLLRNLTLVAGIEWPSRVAAYRDNMAKQTQINLLSSHAI, encoded by the coding sequence GTGAAGCTTTATATCTACGATCACTGCCCTTTTTGCCTCAAAGCACGCATGATTTTTGGCTTAAAGAATATCCCCATTGAGCTAAATGTTCTGCTAAATGACGATGAAGCCACCCCGACAAAAATGGTTGGCAAGAAAGTGGTGCCCATCTTGCAAAAAGACGACAGCCGCTATATGCCTGAAAGCATGGATATCGTGCACTACGTCGATAAGCTTGATGGCGAACCACTGCTGACGGGGAGTACCCACGCGGCTATTAGTGACTGGTTGCGCCACGTCAATAGCTATGTTCAACAGTTGCTCCTTCCCCGTATTGCTAAAGCTCCCTTTGATGAGTTTGCCACACCGGAAGCGCGGGCTTATTTCGTCCACAAGAAAGAGGCGATGAGCGGTTCTTTCGCTGACCACCTCTCGCATTCGCCGGGCCTTATCAAGAAAATATCAGACGATCTGCGCAAGCTCGATAAACTCATTGTGCAACCTAATGCAGTCAATGGTGAACTATCTGATGATGATATTCATCTATTCCCACTGCTGCGTAACTTGACGCTGGTTGCCGGAATTGAGTGGCCAAGCCGTGTGGCGGCGTACCGCGATAATATGGCCAAACAGACGCAAATTAATCTGCTTTCATCCCACGCAATTTAA